A single Planctomycetota bacterium DNA region contains:
- a CDS encoding DUF4914 family protein: protein MPSVENMPSFALPAEVQDILAAAPSFIVGESTEQLLELAVRDAGPDGYHEVWYDVPGQGRVLEAKACKVRNGIAANYIDPYMRRRDPDCMVIGDMQPTNKPRYMDRFNKPFDELRQETFDWLKTQDLAIFPFMAGSKQHGMHAVVVAPANAGFFALGLAMLQGILGPDEIPDDFSPRAVIYVAPPFRHTHFDGKQLVVHNRRKNLHELFSYNLYPGPSAKKGIYGVLINLGEAEHWVTAHCSTVQVVTPYDNKVTIMHEGASGGGKSEMLEEVHRERDGRLLLGRNVVTGDERMIVIPRTCELRPVTDDMALCHPSIQRNDGRLTLMDAEDAWFMRVNHLGHYGTDPHLEAVTIQPKAPLLFLNIDAVPGSTALVWDHIEDEPGKPCPNPRVVLPRHIVPGVVNHPVSVDIRSFGVRMPPCTSKAPTYGIAGLMHLLPASLAWLWRLVAPRGHGNPSIVGGESMASEGVGSYWPFATGRRVDQANLLLRQIMSTPKVRYVLIPNQHVGAWKVGFMPQWIAREYLARRGGAKFTNEQIVPARCPLLGYAMKTLMVEGQTIGNWFLRTETQYEVGEETYDKGADILQTFFKDQLKKFIEPDLDPNGKKIIECCLDNGKLEDYLGLISAEPVIEDSPYY, encoded by the coding sequence ATGCCCAGTGTGGAAAACATGCCGTCGTTCGCCCTGCCCGCGGAGGTTCAGGACATTCTCGCCGCCGCTCCCTCGTTCATCGTCGGCGAAAGCACGGAGCAACTGCTCGAGCTGGCCGTGCGCGATGCCGGGCCGGACGGGTATCACGAAGTCTGGTACGACGTACCGGGGCAGGGTCGCGTACTCGAAGCCAAGGCGTGCAAGGTCCGCAACGGCATCGCCGCCAACTACATCGACCCGTACATGCGGCGGCGTGATCCGGATTGCATGGTGATCGGCGACATGCAGCCGACCAACAAGCCGCGCTACATGGATCGCTTCAACAAGCCCTTTGACGAGCTGCGTCAGGAAACCTTCGACTGGCTCAAGACGCAGGACCTGGCGATCTTCCCGTTCATGGCCGGCTCCAAACAGCACGGGATGCACGCCGTGGTCGTCGCCCCGGCGAACGCGGGCTTTTTCGCGCTGGGGCTCGCCATGCTTCAGGGCATCCTCGGCCCCGACGAGATTCCCGACGACTTCTCGCCGCGCGCCGTCATCTACGTCGCCCCGCCTTTCCGTCATACGCACTTCGACGGCAAGCAGCTTGTCGTGCACAACCGCCGCAAGAATCTGCACGAACTGTTCAGCTACAACCTCTACCCCGGCCCCAGCGCCAAGAAGGGTATCTACGGCGTATTGATCAACCTCGGTGAAGCCGAGCACTGGGTCACCGCGCACTGTTCGACCGTCCAGGTCGTCACGCCCTACGACAACAAAGTCACCATCATGCACGAAGGCGCCTCCGGCGGCGGCAAGAGCGAAATGCTCGAAGAGGTTCACCGCGAACGCGACGGCCGTCTGCTGCTCGGCCGCAATGTCGTCACCGGCGACGAGCGCATGATCGTCATCCCCCGCACCTGCGAACTTCGCCCCGTCACCGACGATATGGCCCTGTGTCATCCGTCGATTCAGCGCAACGACGGACGGCTGACGCTCATGGACGCCGAGGACGCATGGTTCATGCGCGTCAATCATCTCGGCCACTACGGCACGGACCCGCACCTCGAAGCCGTCACGATTCAGCCCAAGGCCCCCCTGCTGTTCCTGAACATCGACGCCGTGCCCGGCTCCACCGCGCTGGTGTGGGACCACATTGAGGACGAGCCCGGCAAGCCGTGTCCCAATCCGCGCGTCGTTCTGCCGCGCCATATCGTACCCGGCGTCGTCAATCATCCCGTCTCCGTCGACATCCGAAGCTTCGGTGTCCGCATGCCTCCATGCACCAGCAAGGCCCCGACCTACGGCATCGCCGGTCTGATGCACCTGTTGCCCGCTTCCCTCGCATGGCTCTGGCGTCTCGTCGCCCCGCGCGGACACGGCAACCCCAGCATCGTCGGCGGGGAATCCATGGCCTCCGAAGGCGTCGGCTCCTACTGGCCCTTCGCCACCGGACGACGCGTCGATCAGGCCAACCTCCTGCTTCGACAGATCATGTCCACGCCCAAAGTCCGCTACGTGCTCATCCCCAATCAGCACGTCGGCGCGTGGAAAGTCGGCTTCATGCCCCAGTGGATCGCCCGCGAATATCTCGCCCGCCGCGGCGGCGCCAAATTCACCAATGAGCAGATCGTCCCCGCGCGATGCCCGCTGCTCGGCTACGCCATGAAGACCCTCATGGTCGAAGGACAGACCATCGGCAACTGGTTCCTCCGCACCGAAACCCAGTACGAAGTCGGCGAGGAAACCTACGACAAGGGCGCTGACATCCTTCAGACCTTCTTCAAGGACCAGCTCAAGAAGTTCATCGAGCCCGACCTCGATCCCAACGGCAAGAAGATCATCGAGTGCTGCCTCGACAATGGCAAACTCGAAGACTACCTCGGCCTCATCAGCGCCGAACCGGTCATCGAAGATTCGCCCTACTATTGA
- the ureC gene encoding urease subunit alpha, whose amino-acid sequence MSYKMPRSAYAEMFGPTRGDRLRLGDTSLMLQVEKDMTVYGDECKFGGGKVLREGMGQRAGGDPNLALDYVITNALIVDYTGIYKADVGIKNGFIVGIGKAGNPDVMPGVGKNMVVGVTTEAIAGEGLILTAGGLDTHIHFICPQIADEAIASGLTTLVGGGTGPATGTCATTCTPGAANIAMMLRASDDIPMNFGFLGKGNTAVPLGLPEQVRAGAVGLKLHEDWGTTPAAIDCCLGVADEMDVQITIHTDTLNESGFVEASIAAFKGRTIHTYHTEGAGGGHAPDIIRVCGEPNVLPSSTNPTRPFTVNTMDEHLDMLMVCHHLDKNLPEDVAFAESRIRGETIAAEDILHDIGAFSIMGSDSQAMGRVGEVVTRTWQTASKMKDQRGALAGDPAEHDNARIKRYVAKYTINPAIAHGMGHLIGSVEVGKFADLVLWKPSMFGAKPEIVIKGGHIAWAQMGDPNASIPTPQLVSMRPMFAARGRALGHSSISFVSQAAADDDVATKYGLTKRVEAIKDCRKLTKADMKLNDATPRIEVDPETYRVKADGVELMCEPATKLPLAQRYFLF is encoded by the coding sequence ATGTCATACAAGATGCCGCGCAGCGCCTACGCCGAGATGTTCGGCCCGACGAGAGGCGATCGACTCCGTCTCGGGGATACGTCGCTCATGCTTCAGGTCGAAAAGGACATGACGGTCTACGGCGACGAGTGCAAATTCGGCGGCGGGAAAGTGCTGCGCGAAGGCATGGGCCAGCGGGCCGGCGGCGACCCGAATCTCGCGCTCGATTATGTCATCACCAACGCCCTGATCGTCGACTACACCGGCATCTACAAAGCCGACGTCGGCATCAAGAACGGGTTCATCGTCGGGATCGGCAAGGCGGGCAACCCGGATGTCATGCCGGGCGTGGGGAAGAACATGGTCGTCGGCGTGACGACCGAAGCGATCGCGGGCGAAGGATTGATTCTGACCGCCGGCGGACTCGACACGCACATTCACTTCATCTGCCCGCAGATCGCCGACGAAGCGATCGCATCGGGGCTGACGACGCTCGTCGGCGGCGGGACGGGTCCGGCGACGGGAACCTGCGCGACGACCTGCACGCCGGGCGCGGCGAACATCGCCATGATGCTGCGCGCGTCTGACGACATCCCGATGAACTTCGGGTTTCTCGGCAAGGGCAATACGGCGGTGCCGCTGGGGCTGCCGGAGCAGGTGCGCGCGGGGGCGGTGGGGCTCAAGCTTCATGAAGACTGGGGCACGACGCCGGCGGCGATCGACTGCTGCCTCGGCGTGGCGGACGAGATGGATGTGCAGATCACGATTCACACCGACACGCTCAACGAATCGGGCTTCGTCGAAGCGTCGATCGCGGCGTTCAAGGGGCGCACGATTCACACGTATCACACCGAAGGCGCCGGCGGCGGACACGCGCCCGATATCATCCGCGTCTGCGGCGAGCCGAATGTCTTGCCCAGCTCGACGAATCCGACGCGCCCGTTCACGGTCAACACGATGGACGAGCACCTGGACATGCTCATGGTCTGTCACCACCTTGATAAGAATCTGCCCGAGGACGTCGCCTTCGCCGAGTCGCGCATCCGCGGCGAGACGATCGCCGCCGAGGATATTCTGCATGACATCGGCGCGTTTTCGATCATGGGGTCGGACAGCCAGGCGATGGGCCGCGTCGGCGAAGTCGTGACGCGGACGTGGCAGACGGCGAGCAAAATGAAGGATCAGCGCGGGGCGCTCGCCGGCGATCCGGCGGAGCACGACAACGCTCGGATCAAACGCTACGTGGCCAAATACACGATCAACCCGGCGATCGCGCACGGCATGGGGCATCTGATCGGCTCCGTCGAAGTCGGCAAGTTCGCGGACCTGGTGTTGTGGAAGCCGTCAATGTTCGGGGCGAAACCGGAGATCGTCATCAAGGGCGGGCATATCGCGTGGGCCCAGATGGGCGACCCCAACGCGTCGATTCCGACGCCGCAGCTTGTGTCGATGCGCCCGATGTTCGCCGCGCGCGGGCGGGCGCTGGGGCACAGCAGCATCTCGTTCGTGAGTCAGGCGGCGGCGGACGACGATGTGGCGACGAAGTATGGGCTGACGAAGCGCGTCGAAGCGATCAAGGACTGCCGCAAACTCACGAAGGCGGACATGAAACTCAACGACGCCACGCCGCGGATTGAAGTTGATCCGGAGACTTATCGTGTCAAAGCGGATGGGGTGGAACTGATGTGTGAACCGGCGACGAAGTTGCCATTGGCGCAGCGGTATTTTCTGTTTTGA
- the ureA gene encoding urease subunit gamma, with amino-acid sequence MHLTPREIEKLTLHQAGFVAQKRLARGVRLNYPEAIALLATQVMEMIRDGKRVAELMDLGRRMLGRRQVMPGVAEMIHEVQIEGTFPDGTKLVTIHHPIAAENGDLKLALYGSFLPVPELSAFGDEKEMLTPGVCTAMAGELELNAGRPTCTLKVTNTGDRPVQVGSHYHFGETNAALVFDRGAAYGMRLDIPAGTAVRFEPGETKTVSLVAIAGEQVINGGNNLGVGPVSEAGRAAMLKRVAAEKFGHSPA; translated from the coding sequence ATGCATTTGACGCCGCGTGAAATCGAAAAGCTGACGCTGCACCAGGCGGGTTTCGTCGCGCAGAAGCGACTGGCCCGCGGCGTGCGGCTCAACTATCCCGAAGCAATCGCGCTGCTCGCCACGCAGGTCATGGAGATGATCCGTGACGGGAAGCGCGTGGCGGAGTTGATGGATTTGGGTCGGCGGATGCTCGGGAGGCGGCAGGTTATGCCCGGCGTCGCCGAGATGATTCATGAGGTGCAGATCGAGGGGACGTTTCCGGACGGCACGAAGCTGGTCACGATTCACCATCCGATCGCGGCGGAGAACGGCGACCTGAAGCTGGCGCTGTACGGCAGTTTTCTGCCGGTGCCCGAGCTGAGCGCGTTCGGGGATGAGAAGGAAATGCTGACGCCCGGTGTATGCACGGCGATGGCGGGCGAGCTGGAGCTCAATGCCGGTCGGCCGACGTGCACGCTCAAGGTGACCAACACCGGCGATCGTCCGGTGCAGGTCGGTTCGCATTATCACTTTGGGGAGACGAACGCGGCGCTGGTGTTCGATCGCGGCGCGGCGTACGGGATGCGACTCGATATTCCGGCGGGGACGGCGGTGCGGTTCGAGCCGGGCGAGACGAAGACGGTTTCGCTGGTGGCGATTGCGGGCGAGCAGGTGATCAATGGGGGCAACAATCTGGGCGTCGGACCGGTGAGCGAAGCGGGGCGCGCCGCGATGCTCAAGCGTGTCGCCGCGGAAAAATTCGGACATTCGCCGGCCTGA
- a CDS encoding urease accessory protein UreD, whose translation MTLLESRDIELGRHTRSAGGEAEDASRSQVSAGEIAIEQVAGRSAIVRLRGTAPLKLLCPRRPGPAAWVYVSSFGGGLVAGDAIELDVTIGEGATGVLMTQASTKVYHRQGERGAKQTMHARIGDDGLLVVMPDPIVCFAQAVYEQRQRFDIEAGGSLVLLDWITSGRAARGERWAFDRYDSRNEVTLGGKRIVFDRLRLDQSASPIDAMHAAGASHCFATLMLIGEKLRDQAKAMCERNASEPLVRGASACAMASLFEWGAVMRIAGRTTEEVGHAIRAEVGFLNRLLGAGPWDRKW comes from the coding sequence GTGACGCTGTTGGAGTCGCGCGATATCGAGTTGGGCCGACATACCCGCAGCGCCGGCGGCGAAGCGGAAGACGCGTCGCGCTCGCAGGTCAGTGCGGGCGAGATTGCGATCGAACAGGTGGCGGGGCGGTCGGCGATTGTGCGTCTTCGCGGGACGGCCCCGCTCAAATTGCTATGCCCGCGCAGGCCCGGACCGGCGGCGTGGGTGTATGTCAGCAGCTTCGGCGGCGGGCTCGTCGCGGGGGACGCGATCGAACTGGACGTGACGATCGGCGAGGGGGCGACGGGCGTACTGATGACGCAGGCGTCGACGAAGGTGTATCACCGGCAGGGCGAGCGCGGGGCGAAGCAGACGATGCACGCCCGCATCGGGGACGATGGATTGCTTGTCGTGATGCCCGACCCGATCGTGTGTTTTGCGCAGGCGGTGTACGAGCAGCGGCAGCGGTTCGATATCGAAGCGGGCGGATCGCTGGTGCTGTTGGATTGGATCACCAGCGGCCGGGCGGCCCGCGGGGAGCGATGGGCGTTCGACCGATACGACAGTCGCAACGAGGTGACGCTCGGCGGCAAGCGCATCGTGTTCGACCGGCTGCGGCTTGATCAGAGCGCCAGCCCGATTGATGCGATGCACGCCGCGGGCGCGTCGCACTGTTTCGCCACGCTGATGCTCATCGGCGAAAAGCTGCGCGATCAGGCGAAGGCGATGTGCGAGCGGAACGCGAGCGAGCCGCTCGTGCGCGGCGCGTCGGCGTGTGCGATGGCGAGCTTGTTTGAGTGGGGGGCGGTGATGCGGATCGCAGGGCGGACGACGGAGGAAGTGGGGCACGCGATTCGGGCGGAGGTTGGATTTTTGAATCGGCTGTTGGGGGCGGGGCCGTGGGATCGGAAGTGGTAA
- the ureG gene encoding urease accessory protein UreG, translated as MHMHAGHDHEHEHMDHPGHYHERGEMLANRDFTRRSFTVGIGGPVGSGKTALVLKLCELLRDDYNIAVVTNDIFTREDTEFLVRNKALPAERIAAVETGGCPHAAIREDITPNIIALEKLTQQFHPQMLFCESGGDNLAAHFSRELADYTIYVIDVAGGDKIPRKGGPGITQADLLVINKIDLAAAVGADLAVMDRDAKKMRGDGPFIMGSIRHGNGVRDIAHHVLHAWQHATGVDHTH; from the coding sequence ATGCATATGCACGCCGGTCACGATCATGAGCACGAACACATGGACCATCCCGGTCACTACCACGAGCGGGGCGAGATGCTCGCCAACCGTGACTTTACCCGCCGGTCGTTCACGGTCGGCATCGGCGGGCCGGTCGGGTCGGGCAAGACGGCGCTGGTGCTCAAGCTTTGCGAGCTGTTGCGGGATGATTACAACATCGCGGTGGTGACCAATGACATCTTCACGCGCGAGGACACGGAGTTTCTCGTGCGGAACAAGGCGTTGCCGGCGGAGCGCATCGCGGCGGTCGAGACCGGCGGATGCCCGCATGCGGCGATCCGCGAGGACATCACGCCGAACATCATCGCGCTGGAGAAGCTCACGCAGCAGTTTCATCCGCAGATGCTCTTCTGCGAATCGGGCGGGGACAATCTGGCGGCCCATTTCAGCCGAGAGCTGGCGGATTACACCATTTATGTGATCGACGTGGCGGGGGGCGACAAGATTCCGCGCAAGGGCGGGCCGGGGATTACGCAGGCGGACCTTTTGGTGATCAACAAGATCGACCTCGCGGCGGCGGTGGGGGCGGACTTGGCGGTGATGGATCGGGATGCGAAGAAGATGCGCGGCGACGGGCCGTTCATCATGGGCAGCATCAGGCATGGCAACGGCGTGCGGGACATTGCGCATCATGTGCTGCATGCGTGGCAGCATGCGACGGGTGTGGACCATACGCATTGA